CTTCATCCTTCAGCATTGTCACGATGGCGACCCCGTGGCGGTTGGGTCGAGGCGCGGGAGGATCGATGCGAAGATGTTTGGAGAAGGGCAGGCGCTTTTTAAACAGTCTCATTACGTGATTGGCACCTAAACCGAGAGCGTTCGGGCCAATAGATTGGCCCGAAAAAGCTAAAAGGCCATAGGATACACGAGAGCTAGGGTCAACCTTGAGACCTAGTTTTGGAGCCGCAAACCACTAATCCTCAGCGGCCCAGGCCTGTAGATCGCGGTGGCTGGTCATCTTCGTAATGAGTCTTTCTCCGGCGCGCCGCAGGCGGTGGAGCCTGAGCGACGCCCTTTCAAGAAACGTTATTTCTGAGGCTACGTGGCGGACAACGCGTCCCTCCGAGATCCACTTGTCGAAGAGCGCACGTTCTGCAGTCCAGTCGTGACCATACTCACCGGCATGGCCAAAACCGAACAGGTGAAGAATGGCGTCGGGATAAAGTTCCATCAGATGAAATGCGCCGGCTAAACCGGTGCTTGGTTTCATTCCTTCTTCGGACTTTAGCCGCCGCAACTGCTCGACACAGGCAGGAGCGTATCCGACAACCTTCAAGGGCTTATCGATAACGCCGGTCGCCTCACTCTTAAGGGCGTCTACGTCTTTCCGCTTGTAATTGACGATCCATATTTGCTTGGCCGAGCGATAGGCTCCTGTATGGAAGCCGTCGGTGAACGCAAGCCGCCAAGTGTGCATGACAAGTACGTCTGTACGTCTTCCCGCCAGGCCGAAAGTCTTGGCACGGTTAAAGCGCATTACGAGATCGTACTGGTCAATGACGCGAGAGAATTCGCGGCCGACTCTTCCATTTCCAACAACTGCGATACGCATAAAGCGGTTTGTATTCCAAATAAAAGCCGCCGTGCAAGCATTTTGCCAATTCAATCAATTTCTGGAGCATCCGTGATACGATACCTCTCTAGCGCTGTGATCGTTCTCCTGCTTACTGCAGCACCTCCGGCCGATGCGGCGGGGTTATGGCCACTCTCCTATTCGCAGCGCCACGATGCGAACGGCAGACCTTATCCAGGTGCCAAAGCGTATTTCTATGATGCCTCGACTGGCGATCCGATCATCGTTTATCGCGAATATTCTTTGGCGACGCCGCACACAAATCCAGTAGAGGCTGACGCCAACGGCGTATTTCCTGGAGTTTATATTGATGGCAGCGAAGACTTTTACCGGTTCCGTGTAACAACCGCGTTTGGGTCTGTACTATCCGACGACGCTGTCATTCCGAATATCGGACCATCTGAAGGCGAGGGCGGTGGGCCACCGGAGCCGGTCGAAGCGACGGCCCTCGCCAAGACCGGCGATATCAAAGCCCGTTATGGCGTGGGCACCCATATTGGATGGCTGCCGTGCAACGGTTTGACCATTGGATCGTCGGTTTCGGGGGCAAACTATGCATCGTCAGATAACGAAGCTCTCTTTCTGTTCCTATGGCAGGCGGATGAAACCTTAAGTGTCGTCGGAGGTAGAGGTGTGACTGCGGCTGCAGATTGGGGGGCGAATAAACGGCTAAGTTTACCCGATATGCGGGGGCGTGTGCTCGCTGGCCTCGATACCATGGGCAACGGAGTTGCCGGTATTCTGCCCGGCCTGGACGCAGTCGGAGAGATCACCGGAGACGATTCCGTTTTGCTTACTGGTGGCCAGATTCCTCAAATCGACGGCTTTACCAGCTCAGACGGTTTGCACGGCCATTCGTATCGCTTGAATCTACAGGGCGGAGAGAGTTCAGCCGATGGCGGCGGTTTTATGGTCGATCGGGTCGATGGGGGACCTCAACTCAACTACCCAGCTTATACCGGAACGCCGGATGAAAGCCTCGGTCACCTCATCGGTGGATCCGGAGTTCACAGCCATACGGTCACCGTGGGCTCAGCGGTGCCAAGTGCGGTTTCTCGAGTTCAACCGACCTTCGGTATTTCATTTTACATCAAACTATAAGGCGCTGATATGTACACGGGAACTTTTGGCCCCGCTTCGAATCGCGCGGATTATCGCGAAACTATTCAACTTCGAACAGCGGATGATGCGAATTTTCTCGAGATCGAAGAAATCGAAATCGTTGTGGGCAATCCAAACCGTTGTGCCGCGCTGCGCAAACTCCTTTCGCAGGAGCAGATAAGTTACGATGAAGAACTCGGGGAGTTTACTTTTATTCTGAAGGCGGAAGAGCTTCGCGGCTTTTCTGCTGGAACCTACGATATGGGCATCGTTCTGACGATTGAAGGAGCTCGTGAACAGCTCTTTACAGGAGAGATCGTGATCTTGGATGGAGTCGTTTCATGACGACAGTGCTACTGATCGATGCTCAGCCTAAGATCAGGTCCTCACGTCTGGCAAGACCAAAAATC
Above is a window of Terrihabitans soli DNA encoding:
- a CDS encoding glycosyltransferase family 29 protein; translation: MRIAVVGNGRVGREFSRVIDQYDLVMRFNRAKTFGLAGRRTDVLVMHTWRLAFTDGFHTGAYRSAKQIWIVNYKRKDVDALKSEATGVIDKPLKVVGYAPACVEQLRRLKSEEGMKPSTGLAGAFHLMELYPDAILHLFGFGHAGEYGHDWTAERALFDKWISEGRVVRHVASEITFLERASLRLHRLRRAGERLITKMTSHRDLQAWAAED